The Chryseolinea soli genome contains a region encoding:
- a CDS encoding PKD domain-containing protein, whose product MKKLNTKLLRSFLLLLLLPVTLMAQNFANYNWYFGNSPQGVRFSRSSNTASLVSNQAVPFGTGGSAVASDQTNGDLLFYTDGAKIYDITNAVMPNGTGLNGFTSGNQPVTVAKVPGQLNQFYVITNSANFTTGGSIEYRIVDMSLFGNAAFPTPALGDGTNNTNTAIAGLTNRSEAMIAIPHDNGDDFWLITHANGSPDYSVTLVTTTGPSTTTTFAGLGLINVAANFAYHAGTNRIAVSPQEGTRDAEILTFDPATGALTFQQRILNSGLPTTTNQSIYDIEFSPNGDLVYLSRSGEAGIQADVLQYNLIGGVTVSLASVLPDPNTIARSYGLQIGPDSAIYHLYQATTNGPFLLGKITDADSVAPKAIYTAQAFPGNIDFKGTQFPSFAPRDTVDLKVTFTADGLCANSPTSFYPTVTPSADSLSWDLGDGTGKSHDWSPVYTYAKDGTYSVTVTAYLNGQKATYTAPVTITPFDTQINLVQDTTACSCELKVQKASPPKPSCGRTFKVTAKVNGSGSPQLQWFGPGGLIPGATSATLQPDSAGYYYLVATAGGCSTYAGVNIKEYDVQDQRANIWFFGKNAGLDFNPPNPNNPSPPPVPNPIKNNVMDAPAGTSTISDRNGQVVLFTDGKSVWNRQEQLLSADIGGDPLSAQAALIIPVPGDETLYYIFTTKAVYGDGTFELRYTLFDLKMNNGTGGLVDPDGNPATTSPSTVLFTKSTERITGNANWLIAHEYGNNSFRAYKISQQGIGNPVISSIGSDHNYATAANGQGYMKLGAKNRLAVALSTPGVSNVVEVFDFADSSGTVSNFRTADLKNANGQVYGVELSSGGNKLFASLQGSGSSQIVEFAFDSLGMPYLKKPPIAPVGQKLGAIQLAPNGQVYVAAEGDTKLGVITVNEDTATVSQFQPSKQDLLAGTNSRLGLPNFIQNLGNPIQGPGLAVNGSCVQDSISFVGTPTDAIDTLDWTLLQGATVLKSVKNQASFKYLFAAPGKYQVKLHLHNRCGLNKLLTQDFEIFGAPPDPTTAVVLCHGPVAIDANPNDLPDLTYAWSTGATTETITVNKKALYKVTVTNKAGCTTDGEILASDSRPIIELGPNTTICQNVSIGNLDAQNPGATYAWTKNNVASGNTRLQAVDTSVPSPPTIEYEVTVTDPINTCFAKDSVIYTINPLPVIGPFNTTSPTTCGAADGTITNLSIGGTPSTTLYSYFIVGPSTSISDTDQSVGPLPDATGLAAGTYGITVADQVTGCATTTTASINDNTFQVNASEAGTLCDRKIQVALVATPGPITYPVNYTVYDKSTFTPVETLTANGTPFLTGSMKTDTYTVQVKSGACTASGDVNITVGAKVPVTLASDVCTTPNITLTATGPAGSTYLWSGPNIVGSNAAGQIFANPPVGNQTYNINIKQATFCDLDTVMTVFVDKPLLANYTQTDACANQVTLNATPNGAFTYYWFVNAAPTPDPTLGGPVVTVPIANDGFTYAVTIKSPVTGCTNNFSNTVQVDGTLTVALTSTPACEGSPFTLTATPSRSSVVSWALNGNTIPNQSSGTLQDTRGGNYTVTVTAATCVATADMDVIVNPTTPGFMKDEALICPDPANPDPNTREVVLDPGEFTSYDWFKDGVTLKITTPTLTASEIGLYSVNLVNGFGCASSDKTLVKEQCDPVIVGPNAFRPTSVVQGQGGDYVNQTFMLFTFFIDDQNFQVFIFNRWGEMIYQSNQRDFKWNGGYNNNAGQQAPPGTYTYLVRYQSSYRPEKGVQEKRGGVVLLR is encoded by the coding sequence ATGAAGAAACTGAATACTAAATTATTACGATCGTTCTTGCTCCTGCTGCTCCTGCCCGTCACCTTGATGGCGCAGAACTTCGCGAACTACAACTGGTATTTCGGGAACAGCCCACAGGGCGTTCGATTCAGTCGTTCGAGCAACACGGCCTCGCTGGTGAGCAACCAGGCCGTTCCCTTCGGCACCGGCGGTAGCGCCGTAGCCAGCGACCAAACCAACGGCGACTTGCTTTTTTACACGGATGGCGCCAAGATCTACGACATCACGAATGCCGTCATGCCCAATGGCACCGGCCTCAACGGATTCACCTCCGGCAACCAGCCTGTAACGGTGGCCAAAGTACCCGGTCAACTCAATCAGTTCTACGTCATCACCAACAGCGCTAATTTCACAACGGGAGGTTCGATCGAATACCGCATTGTCGACATGTCACTGTTTGGCAACGCCGCCTTCCCTACCCCCGCGCTGGGTGACGGAACCAACAACACCAACACGGCCATCGCCGGCCTGACCAATCGCTCGGAAGCGATGATCGCCATTCCCCACGACAACGGCGACGACTTCTGGCTCATCACCCACGCCAACGGCAGCCCTGACTACAGCGTGACCCTGGTGACCACTACGGGCCCTTCCACCACGACGACGTTTGCCGGTTTAGGATTGATCAACGTAGCCGCTAACTTCGCTTATCACGCCGGCACGAACCGCATCGCTGTATCGCCCCAGGAAGGCACACGCGACGCCGAGATCCTTACCTTTGATCCCGCGACCGGCGCACTCACTTTTCAACAACGCATTCTCAACTCCGGACTGCCCACCACCACCAATCAATCCATCTACGATATCGAGTTCAGCCCCAACGGCGACCTCGTGTATTTATCGCGTTCTGGTGAGGCCGGCATACAAGCCGATGTGTTGCAGTACAACCTGATTGGCGGCGTCACGGTATCGCTGGCCTCCGTGTTGCCCGATCCCAACACGATCGCCAGAAGCTATGGCTTACAGATCGGACCGGACAGCGCGATCTATCACCTCTATCAGGCCACCACGAACGGACCGTTCCTGTTGGGCAAGATCACCGATGCCGACTCCGTTGCACCGAAAGCGATCTACACCGCACAAGCCTTCCCCGGCAACATCGATTTTAAAGGCACACAGTTTCCTTCTTTCGCACCGCGCGACACGGTGGATCTGAAAGTGACATTCACCGCAGATGGTCTTTGCGCCAACTCGCCTACTTCGTTCTACCCAACGGTAACGCCCAGCGCAGACAGCCTTTCGTGGGACCTGGGTGATGGAACCGGAAAGAGCCACGACTGGAGCCCTGTTTACACGTATGCCAAAGACGGCACCTATTCCGTGACCGTGACAGCTTATTTGAATGGCCAGAAAGCAACCTATACCGCACCCGTTACCATCACGCCGTTTGACACGCAGATCAATCTCGTGCAGGATACCACAGCCTGTAGTTGTGAGCTGAAGGTGCAAAAAGCCTCACCGCCGAAACCCAGCTGCGGCAGAACCTTCAAAGTAACGGCTAAAGTGAACGGCTCCGGCTCGCCGCAACTGCAATGGTTCGGTCCTGGTGGTCTCATCCCCGGTGCTACGTCGGCAACGCTTCAACCGGATTCGGCCGGATATTACTATCTGGTGGCCACCGCGGGCGGATGCTCCACCTATGCCGGTGTGAATATCAAAGAATACGACGTGCAGGATCAGCGCGCCAACATCTGGTTCTTCGGCAAGAATGCCGGGCTTGATTTCAATCCACCCAATCCCAACAATCCAAGTCCGCCGCCCGTTCCTAACCCCATCAAGAACAACGTGATGGATGCCCCTGCGGGAACTTCTACCATCAGCGATCGCAACGGACAAGTCGTTTTATTTACCGACGGCAAAAGCGTGTGGAACCGACAGGAACAGTTGCTGTCAGCCGACATTGGTGGTGATCCGCTTTCCGCACAGGCCGCCCTCATCATTCCGGTGCCCGGCGATGAGACCCTTTACTATATCTTCACCACGAAAGCTGTTTATGGCGACGGCACTTTTGAGCTTCGCTATACGCTCTTCGACTTGAAAATGAACAACGGCACCGGTGGCCTAGTAGACCCGGACGGAAACCCCGCCACGACTTCGCCCAGCACGGTCTTGTTTACCAAGAGTACCGAACGCATCACCGGCAACGCCAACTGGCTCATCGCACACGAGTATGGAAACAATTCCTTCCGTGCCTATAAGATCTCTCAGCAAGGCATCGGCAACCCGGTGATCTCCAGCATCGGCTCCGACCACAACTATGCTACGGCTGCCAACGGCCAAGGCTATATGAAGCTCGGCGCAAAAAATCGCCTGGCGGTAGCGCTCTCCACACCCGGCGTGTCCAACGTGGTGGAAGTGTTCGACTTTGCCGATTCGTCGGGAACGGTGAGCAACTTCAGAACGGCCGATCTCAAAAATGCAAACGGACAAGTGTATGGCGTGGAGCTTTCGTCTGGCGGAAATAAGTTATTCGCTTCGCTGCAAGGCTCAGGCTCATCACAGATCGTCGAGTTTGCCTTCGACTCGCTGGGAATGCCCTACCTGAAAAAACCTCCGATAGCCCCCGTCGGCCAAAAACTTGGCGCTATCCAATTGGCACCCAACGGGCAGGTCTATGTGGCGGCCGAGGGCGACACTAAACTCGGCGTCATTACCGTGAATGAGGATACGGCGACAGTGTCCCAGTTCCAACCCAGCAAGCAAGACCTGCTGGCCGGAACCAATAGCCGCCTGGGTCTGCCAAACTTCATTCAAAACTTGGGGAATCCTATCCAAGGTCCGGGCTTGGCCGTCAACGGCAGTTGCGTACAAGACTCCATAAGCTTTGTCGGCACGCCTACCGACGCCATCGATACGTTAGACTGGACGCTTTTGCAAGGGGCGACGGTTTTGAAAAGTGTAAAGAATCAAGCGTCATTTAAATATTTGTTTGCTGCGCCAGGGAAGTATCAAGTCAAACTTCATTTACACAATCGCTGCGGACTGAATAAATTGCTCACACAAGACTTCGAGATCTTTGGCGCGCCGCCGGATCCCACAACCGCGGTGGTGCTCTGTCACGGGCCGGTAGCGATCGATGCCAATCCTAACGATTTGCCGGACCTCACCTACGCGTGGTCTACGGGAGCAACCACGGAAACGATCACGGTGAACAAAAAAGCTTTGTACAAAGTCACGGTCACCAACAAGGCGGGTTGTACAACGGACGGTGAGATCTTAGCTTCGGATAGCCGGCCGATCATTGAGCTGGGTCCAAACACCACGATTTGCCAAAATGTATCCATCGGCAATCTTGATGCACAGAACCCCGGTGCCACGTATGCTTGGACCAAGAATAATGTTGCTTCCGGAAACACGCGCCTGCAGGCTGTCGACACATCGGTGCCCAGCCCTCCTACGATTGAGTATGAAGTAACGGTAACGGACCCGATCAACACTTGCTTTGCAAAAGATTCGGTGATCTATACCATTAACCCGCTGCCCGTCATTGGACCGTTCAACACCACCAGTCCCACTACTTGCGGGGCGGCTGATGGAACGATCACAAATCTTAGCATCGGCGGCACACCCTCTACAACCCTGTATTCCTACTTCATCGTCGGTCCATCAACTTCCATCTCCGATACCGATCAAAGCGTAGGACCGCTCCCGGATGCGACGGGACTCGCTGCAGGAACCTACGGCATTACGGTGGCCGATCAGGTCACGGGTTGTGCGACAACAACCACCGCCAGCATAAATGACAATACCTTCCAGGTCAACGCCAGTGAGGCAGGAACACTCTGTGATCGCAAGATACAAGTTGCCCTCGTGGCCACGCCTGGTCCGATTACATACCCTGTAAACTACACGGTATACGACAAGTCCACTTTCACCCCAGTGGAGACCCTGACGGCCAATGGAACTCCTTTCTTAACCGGATCGATGAAAACCGACACCTATACGGTGCAGGTTAAATCCGGTGCCTGTACGGCAAGCGGAGATGTGAACATCACCGTCGGAGCTAAAGTCCCCGTAACCCTTGCGTCCGATGTTTGTACGACCCCGAATATAACCTTGACAGCAACAGGCCCAGCCGGTTCGACCTACTTGTGGTCTGGTCCCAATATTGTAGGATCCAATGCCGCTGGTCAAATTTTCGCTAACCCGCCCGTTGGCAATCAGACGTATAACATCAATATAAAACAAGCCACCTTCTGCGACTTGGATACCGTCATGACCGTATTTGTAGACAAGCCGCTATTGGCTAACTATACGCAAACAGACGCCTGTGCAAACCAAGTTACACTAAACGCCACACCAAACGGCGCCTTTACTTACTACTGGTTTGTGAACGCTGCTCCAACGCCCGATCCTACATTGGGTGGGCCAGTAGTCACCGTGCCCATCGCAAATGACGGCTTCACGTATGCTGTAACCATCAAAAGTCCTGTCACGGGATGTACCAATAACTTCTCGAATACTGTGCAGGTAGACGGCACGTTGACTGTAGCGCTAACCAGCACGCCAGCGTGCGAGGGATCGCCGTTTACACTAACGGCCACGCCGAGTCGTTCATCCGTGGTGTCCTGGGCCTTGAATGGCAACACCATCCCTAACCAAAGCAGTGGCACCTTACAAGATACGCGTGGCGGAAACTATACCGTCACGGTCACGGCGGCCACCTGCGTGGCTACGGCCGACATGGACGTGATCGTCAACCCCACAACACCCGGCTTTATGAAGGACGAGGCCCTGATCTGTCCTGACCCGGCAAACCCCGACCCCAACACCCGCGAAGTGGTGCTGGATCCAGGGGAGTTCACGTCGTATGACTGGTTCAAAGATGGGGTGACGTTGAAAATCACAACGCCTACGCTGACAGCTTCCGAGATCGGATTGTATTCGGTGAACCTTGTGAACGGCTTTGGTTGTGCCAGCAGCGACAAAACCCTGGTGAAGGAACAATGCGATCCCGTCATTGTCGGTCCCAACGCCTTCCGCCCGACCAGCGTCGTGCAGGGACAAGGCGGCGACTATGTGAACCAGACGTTCATGCTGTTTACCTTCTTTATCGACGACCAGAACTTCCAGGTCTTCATCTTCAACCGTTGGGGCGAGATGATCTACCAGTCCAATCAGCGCGACTTCAAGTGGAATGGCGGCTACAATAACAACGCCGGACAGCAGGCTCCACCCGGTACCTACACCTACCTGGTGCGCTATCAGAGCTCTTATCGCCCTGAAAAAGGCGTCCAGGAAAAACGCGGTGGAGTGGTGCTGCTTCGCTAA
- a CDS encoding type IX secretion system membrane protein PorP/SprF — translation MYRICLLLSLLILALEGTVTAQDPQFSQFYAAPLYLNPGLAGATGQARAGINYRNQWPAIDANFTTTSAFFDYYIEDYKSSVGMIITRDREGLAGLRSLSVGLQYAYELRINENLGFRPGIQVSLYNRDINFGKLTFGDQYDPTTGQFLDQPTAEQFNTNFKKTFVDLSMGGVFFTRTAWLGVSAWHLTQPNQSLIGENTPLPLKLSVHGGFKFFLKSGSMGKGVYAKKTERSIAPAFQYRHQGQFDQADLGLYFTSSPLVLGAWYRGIPFKSVNGFVNNESIVLLIGFTQLGAKDAINIGYSFDYTVSKLGIGSGGAHEISLTYTWPMRNPRKPPRDKLIIPCPDF, via the coding sequence ATGTACAGGATATGCCTGCTTTTAAGTCTGTTAATACTGGCGCTTGAGGGGACGGTAACTGCCCAGGACCCTCAATTTTCACAGTTTTACGCCGCGCCGCTCTACCTCAACCCTGGGTTGGCAGGGGCGACGGGTCAGGCCCGCGCCGGCATCAACTACCGCAATCAGTGGCCCGCCATCGATGCAAATTTCACCACCACATCGGCTTTCTTCGACTATTACATCGAGGATTATAAAAGCTCTGTGGGGATGATCATCACCCGCGACCGCGAGGGACTTGCCGGGCTGCGTTCCCTTAGCGTGGGCCTCCAATATGCCTACGAGCTCAGGATCAATGAAAACCTCGGCTTTCGCCCGGGCATACAAGTATCGCTCTACAACCGTGATATCAACTTCGGCAAGCTCACTTTTGGTGACCAGTACGACCCCACCACGGGCCAGTTCCTGGATCAACCCACAGCCGAACAGTTCAATACGAACTTTAAAAAGACGTTTGTCGACTTGTCGATGGGCGGTGTGTTTTTTACCCGCACGGCCTGGCTCGGGGTCTCTGCCTGGCATTTAACGCAGCCCAACCAAAGCCTGATCGGCGAAAACACCCCGCTGCCCCTGAAACTTTCCGTACATGGTGGTTTTAAATTTTTCCTGAAGTCGGGCTCCATGGGTAAAGGCGTATACGCCAAGAAAACCGAGCGCAGCATTGCTCCTGCCTTCCAATACCGCCACCAGGGACAATTCGACCAGGCGGATCTGGGACTCTATTTTACCAGCTCGCCACTCGTGCTGGGTGCCTGGTATCGCGGCATTCCCTTCAAATCGGTGAACGGCTTTGTGAACAACGAGTCGATTGTGTTGCTGATCGGCTTCACGCAGTTGGGTGCCAAGGATGCCATCAACATTGGCTACAGCTTTGACTATACCGTGTCGAAACTGGGGATCGGCAGTGGTGGAGCACACGAGATCAGCCTCACCTACACCTGGCCTATGCGCAACCCCCGCAAACCGCCAAGAGATAAACTCATCATTCCCTGCCCTGATTTTTAA
- a CDS encoding PQQ-binding-like beta-propeller repeat protein, producing the protein MRFSTSIALFVIVFMMFAGNRGSAQNAHPSGRILKDAWFKSIAAVQWKVQTQGSIRGSALATGDRVYFGSADGNLYAVTRKNGDVVWKFKTAGAISSTPAFAKGTLYVTSRDLNIYAVDAATGKERWKFQTGSLLPHFWGWEYFQSTPVIENDVLYVGAGDGMCYALQASDGKVLWKFKTNSRIRSTPVIQDKSLLVASYDGVLYVLDKTKGTLQWRYETEGAHLKSEDFGWDRNAIDATPVVTNNKIVFGSRDGNLYAVDMTTKTLVWKFTYGPTWSISSPLVHQGKVFVGWSDNKLFSAVDLQTGKEVWKYEAGDYVYSSPVVAGNTVIVGSGDNKLYGFDATNGKVQWTFKTQGSIYSSPVLDSATVYIGSDDGAMYALQGSAHEPVQHLAFFATDLGHDYLKGNPKITAFLQAQKIQALDSAGLREFMSDRIKDKASSVLIFNHSTVPRNLLTPNEKTGTFRRYIEAGGTVVWTSFAPNLVSFDDKGNFLGEKPDVANALLDMDFDLVHDGGEYSCAVTAAGKRYGLSDFFVGYFSVKPGAVNETLATNEYGRPVCWVKKLGAGRFIQWRTWSNEIGQRDLDMLLDVAQFRP; encoded by the coding sequence ATGAGATTTTCTACCTCCATCGCCTTATTCGTCATCGTTTTTATGATGTTCGCCGGAAACCGTGGGAGCGCGCAAAATGCCCATCCTTCCGGCCGCATCCTGAAAGATGCATGGTTTAAATCCATTGCGGCCGTGCAATGGAAAGTGCAAACACAGGGCAGCATCCGCGGCAGTGCGCTGGCGACGGGGGACCGGGTCTATTTTGGCAGCGCCGACGGAAATCTCTATGCCGTGACCCGCAAAAATGGCGATGTGGTCTGGAAGTTTAAAACGGCCGGCGCGATCAGCAGCACACCGGCTTTCGCCAAAGGCACGCTCTATGTCACGAGCCGCGACCTCAACATTTATGCGGTGGACGCAGCGACGGGCAAGGAGCGATGGAAATTCCAAACGGGCAGCCTGCTGCCGCATTTTTGGGGCTGGGAATATTTCCAGTCGACACCGGTGATCGAAAACGACGTGCTCTACGTAGGTGCCGGAGATGGGATGTGCTATGCCTTGCAGGCTTCGGATGGCAAAGTGTTGTGGAAATTCAAAACCAACAGCCGCATCCGGTCAACGCCGGTGATCCAGGACAAGAGTTTGTTGGTGGCGAGCTACGATGGTGTTCTTTACGTGCTGGATAAAACCAAGGGCACGCTGCAATGGCGCTATGAAACCGAAGGCGCTCACCTCAAATCCGAAGACTTCGGATGGGACCGCAATGCCATCGATGCAACGCCGGTGGTGACCAATAACAAAATCGTGTTTGGCTCGCGCGATGGAAATCTGTATGCCGTCGACATGACCACAAAAACATTGGTTTGGAAATTTACCTATGGTCCCACGTGGAGCATATCCTCCCCGTTGGTGCACCAAGGAAAAGTGTTTGTCGGATGGTCCGATAATAAATTGTTCTCCGCGGTCGATCTTCAGACGGGTAAAGAGGTATGGAAGTATGAAGCCGGTGACTATGTGTATTCTTCTCCCGTAGTAGCTGGAAATACGGTCATCGTTGGCAGCGGCGACAACAAGCTCTACGGCTTCGATGCGACTAACGGCAAAGTGCAATGGACGTTCAAGACGCAGGGCAGCATCTATTCGTCGCCCGTGCTCGATAGCGCGACCGTATACATCGGGAGCGACGATGGAGCGATGTACGCCTTGCAGGGAAGCGCGCATGAGCCCGTGCAGCATCTGGCTTTTTTTGCGACCGACCTGGGGCATGACTATTTGAAAGGCAACCCAAAGATCACAGCCTTCCTGCAAGCGCAAAAAATTCAGGCGTTGGATTCGGCTGGGCTGAGAGAATTCATGAGCGATCGCATAAAGGACAAAGCGTCAAGTGTATTGATCTTCAACCACAGCACTGTTCCGCGCAACCTGTTGACCCCAAATGAAAAGACGGGAACGTTCAGGAGATATATCGAAGCGGGAGGCACGGTGGTCTGGACCAGCTTTGCGCCCAACCTGGTTTCGTTTGATGACAAAGGAAATTTTTTAGGCGAGAAACCCGATGTGGCCAACGCCCTGTTGGATATGGACTTCGATCTGGTTCACGATGGCGGTGAATATTCGTGCGCGGTGACGGCCGCGGGGAAGCGCTACGGTCTGAGTGATTTTTTTGTAGGCTATTTTTCGGTGAAGCCGGGCGCGGTGAACGAGACGCTGGCGACGAATGAATATGGCCGGCCGGTTTGCTGGGTAAAGAAATTAGGAGCGGGGCGGTTTATTCAATGGCGGACGTGGAGCAATGAGATCGGGCAGCGCGACCTGGACATGCTTTTGGATGTGGCGCAATTCCGGCCATAA
- a CDS encoding META domain-containing protein, whose protein sequence is MKPTLSFLASCVVAAGCSTVKPAPTVTSVAPPPEHNGEADITRFQKGIDFVATGNEPSWILEVDFDSIMMFKSFNDEAAISTPVPPPQSAQDAKVTRYRGVGASVELIVQIEKKECRDNMSDETFPYTVSVDVKHNAASDYKTFKGCGHYLVDYKLHDLWVLKEFGDGVAVTEKDYPHGQPRMELNPGAGTIMGYTGCNEFSGKLITQGNAIAFQQLTRTKMACTSSVEALFMKALQDADRFEWGERRLKLFKGSVLLCQLLKVD, encoded by the coding sequence ATGAAGCCCACCCTCTCTTTTCTGGCCAGTTGCGTTGTTGCAGCCGGTTGCTCGACTGTGAAGCCCGCCCCGACTGTTACGTCCGTGGCTCCTCCCCCTGAGCACAACGGCGAGGCAGACATCACGCGTTTTCAAAAAGGCATTGACTTTGTGGCCACCGGCAACGAGCCCTCCTGGATCCTGGAGGTGGATTTTGACAGTATCATGATGTTCAAATCCTTCAACGATGAAGCGGCGATCAGCACGCCTGTTCCACCACCACAGTCGGCGCAGGATGCGAAGGTGACCCGCTACCGTGGGGTGGGTGCATCGGTGGAGCTTATCGTACAGATCGAGAAAAAAGAGTGTCGCGATAACATGTCGGACGAGACATTTCCCTATACGGTAAGCGTTGATGTGAAACACAATGCGGCGTCGGACTATAAGACGTTCAAAGGATGCGGCCACTACCTCGTTGACTATAAACTGCACGACCTTTGGGTGTTAAAGGAATTCGGTGACGGTGTTGCTGTGACGGAAAAAGATTATCCCCACGGGCAACCCCGTATGGAACTCAATCCTGGTGCAGGCACCATTATGGGCTACACCGGGTGCAATGAATTTTCGGGTAAACTGATCACACAAGGAAATGCGATTGCCTTTCAACAGCTCACACGCACAAAAATGGCGTGTACCTCTTCGGTGGAGGCGCTTTTTATGAAAGCCCTCCAGGACGCCGACCGGTTTGAATGGGGTGAGAGACGATTGAAGTTGTTCAAAGGCAGCGTCCTGTTGTGTCAACTTTTAAAAGTAGATTGA
- a CDS encoding MmcQ/YjbR family DNA-binding protein, giving the protein MDVETLRNFCNALPAVREDIKWGNDLCFTIGEKMFCVVGLEPPHRFSFKVTDEEFDEVSTRDGFIPAPYMARNKWVSIENPDRVKQKDWEYFVRQSYELIKANLTRKARVELGVEDPGLEKPAKAKPAKKKPAVKKVAAKKKLPAKKKPAAKKKAPAKKKPAKKK; this is encoded by the coding sequence ATGGACGTAGAAACCCTCCGGAACTTTTGCAACGCCCTTCCTGCTGTTCGCGAAGACATCAAGTGGGGCAACGATCTGTGCTTTACCATCGGCGAAAAAATGTTTTGCGTCGTTGGCCTGGAACCACCACACCGTTTTTCTTTTAAGGTAACCGACGAAGAATTCGATGAAGTATCCACCCGCGATGGCTTTATACCCGCGCCCTATATGGCTCGCAACAAATGGGTTTCCATCGAAAATCCCGACCGGGTGAAGCAGAAAGACTGGGAATATTTTGTTCGTCAGTCCTATGAACTGATAAAAGCGAACCTGACCCGCAAGGCCCGGGTGGAATTGGGCGTTGAAGATCCCGGTTTGGAAAAGCCCGCAAAAGCAAAGCCCGCAAAAAAGAAACCCGCGGTGAAAAAAGTAGCGGCAAAGAAAAAGCTGCCGGCGAAGAAAAAACCGGCGGCAAAGAAAAAAGCTCCTGCCAAGAAGAAACCTGCCAAAAAGAAATAA
- a CDS encoding carboxypeptidase regulatory-like domain-containing protein — protein sequence MKASFKIFSVFFLALTFLTVSSGFQIIKTQLSVTVRDELGNTVEGASVQLYENEDDYAAEKNVAAQGVTDAKGVLKMKELKAISYYVIVRKDDKDNVGGGEQTGKLDANRINKVTIVIQ from the coding sequence ATGAAAGCATCCTTCAAAATCTTTTCTGTATTCTTTCTCGCCCTGACCTTCCTAACGGTTTCCTCGGGCTTCCAGATCATTAAAACCCAACTATCGGTCACCGTGCGCGACGAACTGGGCAACACCGTAGAAGGTGCCTCCGTGCAGCTCTATGAAAACGAAGACGACTACGCCGCCGAAAAGAATGTGGCCGCCCAGGGCGTTACCGATGCGAAGGGTGTTTTAAAAATGAAAGAGTTGAAAGCCATCTCCTATTATGTGATCGTTCGCAAAGACGATAAAGACAACGTAGGCGGCGGCGAACAAACGGGGAAGCTGGACGCGAATCGGATCAATAAGGTGACGATCGTTATTCAATAG
- a CDS encoding FKBP-type peptidyl-prolyl cis-trans isomerase, with amino-acid sequence MQITKNKVAGIHYTLRDNEGTIIDTSDGRDPLYYLHGAGNLIIGMEEGLEGKSKGDKFQLKIAPEKGYGQKDPAMTQKVPRSAFGDQDVRVGMKFSTDRGDVVTVTEVGLDSVTVDANHPLAGVELNFAVEVMDVRNATEEEITHGHVHGPGGHHHH; translated from the coding sequence ATGCAGATCACCAAAAACAAAGTAGCAGGCATTCATTATACGCTACGCGACAACGAAGGCACCATCATTGACACCAGCGACGGTCGCGACCCGTTATACTATCTTCACGGCGCAGGCAATTTGATCATCGGAATGGAAGAAGGACTCGAAGGGAAGTCGAAGGGTGATAAATTTCAATTGAAGATCGCTCCTGAAAAAGGCTATGGTCAGAAAGACCCTGCCATGACCCAGAAGGTTCCTCGTTCTGCCTTTGGCGACCAGGATGTGCGCGTGGGCATGAAGTTTTCCACCGACCGCGGCGATGTGGTGACGGTGACGGAAGTAGGCCTGGATTCGGTAACGGTTGATGCCAACCATCCGCTGGCCGGCGTAGAGCTGAATTTTGCCGTAGAGGTCATGGACGTGCGCAACGCCACCGAAGAAGAAATCACTCACGGCCACGTGCATGGCCCCGGTGGACATCATCATCATTGA